One window from the genome of Gimesia aquarii encodes:
- a CDS encoding metal ABC transporter ATP-binding protein produces the protein MNIRESSTTTTQPELPPEETPLSVYDLTVAYHRKPVIWDVSFEIPPGKLVGIVGPNGAGKSTLIKAIMELIPKASGRVQIFGKPYQKNRQRVGYVPQRESVDWDFPVDALDVVTMGLYKEIGWCLPVRKKHRVLAMDALERVGIADYARRQISQLSGGQQQRTFLARALVQNADLYLMDEPFAAVDAATEKAIVQILQEMKEAGKTALVIHHDLQTVPEYFDYVILLNMRVIDHGLTADVFTPENLQKTYGGRLTLLEEATETMRRREQSL, from the coding sequence ATGAATATTAGAGAGAGTTCCACTACGACTACACAACCTGAACTTCCGCCCGAAGAAACTCCGCTCTCGGTCTATGACCTGACAGTTGCCTATCATCGAAAGCCCGTAATCTGGGATGTGAGTTTTGAAATTCCGCCGGGCAAATTAGTCGGGATAGTCGGTCCCAACGGTGCCGGCAAAAGTACATTGATCAAAGCCATCATGGAACTCATCCCCAAAGCTTCCGGACGAGTGCAAATATTTGGTAAACCCTATCAAAAAAATCGACAACGCGTTGGGTATGTCCCGCAAAGAGAAAGCGTTGACTGGGATTTTCCCGTGGATGCCCTGGATGTCGTGACAATGGGGCTTTACAAAGAAATCGGCTGGTGTCTCCCCGTTCGTAAAAAGCACCGCGTCCTGGCGATGGATGCGTTAGAACGGGTTGGTATCGCCGATTATGCACGGCGGCAAATCAGTCAGCTTTCTGGTGGTCAACAACAGCGGACATTTTTAGCAAGAGCCCTGGTTCAGAATGCCGATTTGTATCTGATGGACGAGCCATTCGCGGCCGTTGATGCCGCTACAGAAAAAGCGATTGTCCAGATCCTGCAGGAAATGAAAGAGGCAGGAAAAACGGCGCTGGTCATTCACCATGATCTGCAAACCGTACCCGAGTATTTTGACTATGTGATCTTACTCAATATGAGAGTCATCGATCACGGTTTAACCGCTGACGTGTTCACCCCAGAGAATCTTCAAAAGACCTATGGCGGACGCTTGACGTTATTGGAAGAAGCGACAGAAACCATGCGACGCCGGGAGCAGTCTTTATGA
- a CDS encoding metal ABC transporter solute-binding protein, Zn/Mn family gives MRRLFAFVLLLSFLVGCNTGENPSTSNASESQDSGKELTYPIQAAATVGMVADLIKNVGGDHVNVTQIMGSGVDPHMHKATRDDVQTIMNADIVFYSGLMLEGKMADTLIKVSRNKPVYAVTELIDEKTLLEPDDFDGHYDPHVWMDVAAWSECVDAVQTALSNFDPTHAKDYQENAKVYKQQLENLHQYGLKIVKSIPEESRILITSHDAFNYFGRAYDLNVQGVQGISTESEAGLKRINELVNMLVNKNIKAVFVESSVSKKNITALIDGAKAQGHDIIIGGELFSDAMGEPDTYEGTYIGMLDHNFTTVTRALGGTAPERGMQDKLSH, from the coding sequence ATGAGAAGGCTTTTCGCTTTCGTTTTGTTACTGAGTTTTCTGGTTGGATGTAATACAGGAGAAAATCCCTCAACTAGTAATGCATCAGAATCACAAGATTCAGGAAAAGAACTAACCTATCCGATTCAGGCGGCAGCAACCGTTGGCATGGTTGCAGACCTAATCAAGAACGTTGGTGGTGATCATGTAAATGTGACTCAAATCATGGGTTCGGGTGTTGATCCTCATATGCATAAGGCAACCCGGGATGACGTGCAAACCATAATGAACGCCGATATCGTCTTTTACTCAGGCTTAATGCTGGAAGGTAAAATGGCGGATACATTGATTAAAGTTTCGCGAAACAAACCTGTTTACGCGGTCACAGAATTGATCGATGAAAAAACATTACTCGAACCAGACGACTTCGATGGTCACTACGATCCGCATGTCTGGATGGACGTCGCTGCCTGGTCAGAATGTGTTGATGCGGTGCAAACGGCCTTGAGTAATTTCGACCCGACTCATGCAAAAGACTATCAAGAAAACGCGAAAGTATACAAACAACAATTGGAAAACCTGCACCAATATGGTTTAAAAATCGTAAAGTCAATTCCTGAGGAGAGTCGCATTCTGATTACTTCACATGACGCTTTCAATTATTTTGGTCGCGCTTATGACTTGAATGTGCAAGGCGTTCAGGGAATTTCGACGGAATCAGAAGCGGGGCTCAAGCGAATTAACGAACTCGTCAATATGCTGGTTAACAAAAATATCAAAGCGGTATTTGTAGAAAGCAGTGTCTCGAAAAAGAATATCACCGCACTCATCGATGGGGCGAAAGCACAAGGACATGACATCATCATCGGTGGTGAATTATTTTCGGACGCCATGGGTGAACCGGACACCTATGAGGGTACTTATATTGGAATGCTGGATCATAATTTCACAACCGTCACGCGTGCCTTAGGTGGAACGGCTCCGGAAAGAGGTATGCAAGACAAACTCTCGCACTGA